In the Candidatus Poribacteria bacterium genome, AACAGGTAGAAACGATACCCCACCTATCGGAAATACAGCATCCGAAACAGCCTCTTCGCGCACGACCAAAAAGTCTACGAGCAACTGTTAAGCGGCTGCTGCCTTCAGCACGTGTCGTGCAGCCGTCGACAATTCGGAAAGTCAAGCCTGATGTGCTGAGTGTCGCTTCCGCTTTGGAATTCAAAATTTCGGTCCCCACCCTTCCGCCAAGTGCGCGCGCAAAACAACGGCGGGCACAAGTAAATGCGACACAGGAAAGCGCAGGCATTTACGCCAAGAGAACCCCTAAAGAAAAGGAAAACGGTCTCTTTGGTCAAATCGTGCGTACATTGAAAGGTGGAATACGGGGTAAAGCCTACTACCAAGAAAAAGGCGAAACTATCCAGAACGAATTCCAAGATCAACTCTCTAAGTTGGAGAGAGATTACAATGAGGGGTACGGGCTCAATCTGACGTCATGGAAACCAGAAACGCTCTGTGAAGAGGAAACCGCAATTTTCCTCCTCAACCTCATGGTAAACGAAGTGATTGCATGGCAGAAAGAGACGGGCCGTGCGACCCCTGAAACCGAAGGGATCGTCGAAACGCTTGCTGAAGTAGATGCACTCCTGCGCCAGACACTCAAGCAGACGCGAGGCCTCAGTACACCGTCCCCAACGTTGTTCCCAAACCTCCTTGCTGAAAACGAAAGAGACCTTGAGAAAATTCGGAGTGAATGTGATGCCTATCTCCGGCGTTTCACCAGTAAGTTAATTGAACAGGAGAAAAATCACGCGACTAAAATTGAGATTCTCTCCTTCAGAAAATTCCTTACGGAGTTCATCCGAGATTTCCTATTCGCCGAGATCGCGAAAAACACACTCGGAAATGCACTCCCCAAACGTCTCAATTGGTTCCTCGAGCTCGTCGATTCTGAAGTCATGCCAATTGAAATTGGAAAAACGAAAGTGTCACCGAGCCATCACAAAGTGAAAGACGCTCGCCCCAGTGAATGTGAATCCGGCACAATTGTCGAGGTCGTCACACCGGGCTTACAATCAAGAGACGGTAAACGCGTCAACCAGATGGCTGTCGTCATTGAAGCGGAGTAAATCATGCCAACCCCAGCGCAGTTGATTGAGCGAGTCGCACAGATACCACAAGTAAAACTTGGTCATTTCCCAACACCCCTTGAAGAATGTCCGAGACTCTCCGATGCACTCGGAGGTCCGCGTATCTTCATGAAACGCGAAGATTGCTCAGGTTTGGCATTTGGGGGGAACAAGGTGCGGCAGCTCACGTTTACACTCGGCGACGCTGTCGCGCAAGGCGCCGATACAATCGTACACGGTGCGGCATCGCAATCAAATCACTGCAGACAAGCCGCCGCTGCTTGTGGCAAACTTGGACTTAAGTGCTATCTGCGTCTCGCCCGCGACCACAAGAGTATCCCGCAAGGTAATTTATTGTTAGATAAATTAGCCAGCGTTGATATTGAGATCGTTGATGTCCCCTTCGGACCCGAATTAGATGCGGTGAAGCAGGAATTGGCGAAAAAATTGGAATCTGAAGGGCTGAAACCCTATGTTGTCGCGGGTCCGCGTTCAACCGCACTTGCCGCCGTTGCTTTCGCATGGTGCATCGCTGAAATTGCACAACAGCAAGAACAGTTAGGTATCGATGCAAATTGGATTTACACCTCCTCCGTAGGTGGCACACAAGCAGGACTCGTCCTCGGCACCAAAACGCTTGCCCTGAAAATGAAGCCTTTCGGTATCGCACCAATTCGCTGGGAGAATAAACACGAGCGTTTACGCACCGCTGCAAACGATGCAGCAGCCATCCTCGGACTTGACAATACACAGGTCGCAGATGCAGACATTCAGAATACGGACGACTATGTTGGACAGGCTTACGGGTATCTCACACCCGAATGTATTGATGCCCTTAAGCTTGTTGTCAAAACAGAGGGGATTTTTCTCGATCCCGTCTACACTGCTAAAGCCATGGCGTGCCTCATCGACCACATTCAACAAGGCAAACTTGGACGTGACGATACTGTCATTTTCCTACACACCGGGGGCACTCCCGCACTCTTTGCTTATCAAGAGGAATTAGTTGCCGACCTCTAACTTCAATTACTCCGGATTAAAACCGCAGCTGGATTCAGTGGTACCATCTTGCTAATCTGATGCAATAGTCTCCTTCCCCGACTCCCCTCTGAATTGATTTTTCCTTTGACTTTTTTCTTCTCTGTGATTACCTTAACGTGAGCTCTATAATACCTACTCCCAGAGAAGGACCTTCAAAGTTTTGCCCTATATATACCGCTCTAACGACAACCACTACACGCCCGGTGAAAATCTAAAGAACTTATTTGAAGAGTTGGTAGTCCAACCGTTTAAACGCAATCTACCCGTATTAGCCGAAGATGTTAAAAATAACAGAATATACTACTGGGAAGATATTGCGCGCATTCTCAGACAAGGACAAAGCAATTTCGATGAAACGTCCTATGATAAACCATCGAATGAATATTATTTTCCAAAGGACAAGGTGGCTATCTATTGCGTACATCACATGCCAAGACACCTTTTTAGTTCTTATCACATTTTTACACATCGCCTCACACCGATAAGCGAGAAGGATAAAGTTGTATTCATAGATTTCGGTTGTGGCCCCTTAACTTCAGGGATTGCTTTTCGAGCCTTTGCAGGACAGAGCGACATTACCTATTTAGGAATTGATAGTTCGCAAACCATGCTTGATAAAGCGGCGGTAATTAACAGATATGGTCCCAACAAGTATGAAAACCCGTTCTTTGACAAATTTGAGTTGATTCGCGACTGCGACTCCTTGACCGGTTTAGTGGATAAGTGCATTGAGGGAGGTGATAGGACAGAGATTATATTTAATTTTTGCTATTTCTTCTCAAGTCCAACATTAGACATTGATAACCTATCGGATGTCCTCATTCAGATTATGAAGCGATATAATCAGCATAAAATATGTTTAATATACCAAAACCCTGATCATCGATCGTTAGCTGGGGATCGCCGTTTGAGATTGTATAGCAAGTGGGAAAAGCTTAAAACGAATCTTTCGGCGTTTAGAAGGCAGGTAGCCCAATCAGATATTGAAACTTTTTCTTATTGTAGGCTCATAAATGGTTTATTGCACGATGATGCCAAGGTTTATTATGAGATACTTTGCTACGAATCTACCGACTTTTTTTCCGCCCAACTTCGGTAGGCACGGTTTCCTAACCGTGCTGGAACTAACGAAAAAAGGTTCCAAACTACATAAATTCTTAAAACTGAATGCTCCTGGTGCTCCCAGATAAAGTGCCTTGACAAGAAGAACATTACCTATTATACTATTCGTATGGCACAGAATAAATTGCTGGCAAGAATGAAAAATAATCCATGTGGTGAGCTGAAGTATCCGTTTCTTATCAGTGTACTACCTTTTGGAGATGACAGCGACACTTTAACAAAGTTCCCGAACCTGCCCAATTACCCATTTCTTATCAGCATATTGCCTGCGGAAGAGGGAGGCGGTTATCTCATTGAATTTCCGGACTTACCAGGGTGTATGTCCGATGGCGAGACAATTGAAGAAACGATAGAGAATGGAAAAGACGCTGTTTTCTGCTGGATAGAAACGGCGAAAGCGTTTGGTGATGAAATTCCGCATCCCAGTTCTACTGATCGTCTTTATTTTCAGCAAACCTCATCCCTGGTAAGTTCTGCTCATACTCAAAATGAAATATGATGCTATCGTTCCTAAGTAGAAGGACAAGACTTACGCAATTTTGACCGTCCGAATTGTGTGGGTGCCTATGTTTATTTTTCTGTAAGTTGTGTCTGTGTCCGAAACTTTGAGAAAAATCAGAAACTTTTTGAGAACAGGGCATCAACCTGATTACTCCAATAATCCATACCAAGGTTGTACTCCGTGGGACAATTAACTCTCTTTTCCGGCCCAGAACCGCAACCTCCTGAACCACAACCGGCTCCAAAAAACGAAGACGCGGTTAAGGCAATTCCTGGGCTTCGATATATTGAAGACTACATTACTGACAAACAACATAATTGGTTGTTGGATCAAATTGACGAGCATCCGTGGCTTGATGACCTAAAGCGGCGTGTTCAGCATTACGGTTTCAAATATGACTACAGAGCGCGGAAAGTCAATCACGATATGCACATTGGTGAGTTGCCAAAGTGGTTGAAAAGGCTTAGTGAAAAATTGTATGAAGATGGACATACGCCGGAAATCGCGGATCAGGTGATTATCAATGAATACTTGACAGGACAAGGAATTGCAAGCCATATTGATTGTGAACCGTGTTTTAAAGATACGATTGTTTCTCTGAGTTTAGGGTCAGATTGCGTTATGAATTTCACAGATAAATCCGACCAAACAAAAAAAAACCCTGTCTGGCTTGCGCAGCGAAGCCTTGTTATATTAAGTGGTAAAGCGAGACATGACTGGTTACACGGGATTCCTGCCAGAAAATCGGATGAATGGCAGGGCGAAAGATGGTCGCGAGGACGGCGGGTATCATTGACCTTTAGAAAAGTAATTTTATAGTAAAGCCCGAAAATATGTGAACACCTGTACCACAAACTGTTAGTTTGTGTTTAGGGTTTACACGCAAACTAACAGTTTGCGCTACAATAGAAGTGTCCAATTAATTATGGAATTCACTATAAAAAACGAAGAAACAGAAAAATAAAAAAGCGCGGTTAAAAAACCGCGCTTTATGAAATTCAGCAAATATCGTTAGAACCGATCCGACTTAATCTCACCCCACCGCGTCGCCAACTTTTCCTTAGCATCGACGGGGAACGGTGTGTCACGATTCAGGTCATCTTCCGGTTCACCTTCAAAGTAACGGAAATTGTCAATCCAGAAATCCGTATCGGATTGGGCGATTGACAAACTTACCCACATATCCCTAACGACATCCGCTGTCGCCTTGAAGGTATAGTCATATTCTTCCCACTCGGGTCCGCTCAACATTATGTCAGGATTCGGCTGACCGTTCAAGTGGTTGGTCCACGGATCGTGCTGTGTCTGAAAATTGACCCGCACCACACGCGGTTTTTCGGCGCGCGCCCAGAAAACGACAGAATACGTCTCGCCTTTTTCCATTGAGACACTTCTTTGCTTAACTTTTGCGTGCCAAGCCGTGCCAGTGGCTTTGTGTCCGATGATCTTCAGCGACTTCTGTCCATGTTGTGGATTTTTCTTATCAATTTCCATCGTATAGAGACCGCCACGATTGCAACACGCACCGTCCTCTAAATCCCAGGCGGCGAGGTCATCTTCAAAACTGTAGTTCTCAATCAGGAGTTCACCTTTCTTCCATTTTCCTAATTCTTGTAGTGTTTCTGCGGACGCACTAAAACTTATGAGCAGCGCGAGCAGGAACACACTTACAGCAATAGATTTCGTCACGTTGAATTTCTCCTTTGTTTAAAATATCGTATAAAATTAGGCATCACTCCGCATAAACGATTCCACTTCAGGCAATACTTGTGCAACCGCCGCCTGATCAACCCGATCAGCAACGCCGTCATAACCTGCTGTACGAATCATCTTCACGAGGTTTTCGCCTAACTGTTCAATCGTCCATGCGACTGAATCCGGCACACTTGCTTTATCGAGATGCCGTTGATCGTTCTTTCCAGAGGGATCATAGTGGTAATGTGGGTCCTTGCGGAAGCAGTCGAAACGGAGCAGCTGAACATTTTCGCCGTCTGCTTCGCCGTAAACACGCACGGAGGGACCGCCATCCGCCCCGAGACTACGTTGATCTACATGGAGTTCAACACCACCCACTTCAAACACTTTTTCATTCATCGATTTTTCCCCCTTTTGGCGCAGCTTGCGAACCAAAAATTACTGTTAAAAACCAGAGATATGGGTACATTATATACGGCTGTGACAAATATGTCAACCCAAATCTGCGCCCTCAACTGACAACCGCGACCTCCTGAACAATTCCTGATCGTCAACCAAAAATCTTTTTTATAGTTTTTACTATAAAAAACTTGACAAAAATAATCCTGATGTGATATACTATTAACACTAATAAAATTAAATTCTCGTTGTCCGAATTGACATGAAGCAACAAATGCTCGACCGCTTTGGGCGGATCCATACGAATCTCAGAATCTCGGTTACTGATGTTTGTAACTTCCGGTGTATCTATTGTATGCCAGAAGATATGACCTTCATGCCAGACGCGGCACTGATGACCTTTGACGAGATTCTGCATCTGGCGCGCATTTTCGTCGGATTAGGTGTTAGCAAAGTCCGTATTACCGGCGGTGAACCGCTTGTCCGTCCCGGCGTGCCGGCACTCATAGAGCGGTTGACGCAGTTAGAAGATCTAAAAGACATCAGTCTAACAACAAACGGCATAGGGCTGATTAAGCAAGCACAAGCCCTTTACGATGCCGGGCTGCGTCGTATTAATGTGAGTTTAGACACACTCAACGAGGAGAAATTCGAGCAGATGACGCGTCGAAAGGTGCTTTCACGCGTGCTTGAAGGGCTTAAAACCGCACATGAATGCGGTTTCAACCCAATCAAAGTCAATGCCGTCGCAATGCGGGGCTTTACAGACGATGAAATTGTCGATTTAGCCACTTTCGCGCGTCAAAATGAGTATCAACTCCGATTCATCGAATTTATGCCACTCGATGCCGATGACGTCTGGGGACGCAATATGTACATCCCCGGAAAAGAGATTATCGACAAAATTAACGCCGTCTATCCACTGAAACCAGTGGCTTTGAACGGTGAGGCAAAAAGTGATACGGCACAACGCTATCGATTCTCAGATAGCGGTAACGAGGTCGGGATTATTCCCTCTGTGAGTGAGCCGTTCTGCGAAAATTGTAACCGAGTACGTCTTACTGCTGACGGAAAATTCCGGACGTGTCTTTTCTCGCTAACAGAAACCGATCTGCTTACACCACTCCGAGAAGGGGCATCAGATACGGTCATCCGTCAACTCATTCTGGATGCCGTCGCACAAAAAGAGGCAGGGCATAAAATTAACGCCGCAGACTTTATTAAACCCGAACGAAACATGTCGAGAATCGGTGGTTAGGCACTGCTTAATAGCCATACACGCACGTGCTAAAAAACGAAATGTAGTTAGGATACAAATATATAAAAAAAGGTGTAAGCCGAACGACACCTATTAACATCACCTTAAGGAGTCCAAATCAACGAATGAACAAAGAGTTGATCATCAAAGACCTACACATCAGTGTGCAAGGAAAACCGATCATTAAAGGGTTAAGTTTAACTGTAAAACAGGGCGAAATTCATGCGCTTATGGGTCCAAACGGATCCGGTAAAAGCACCCTCGGCAACGGCTTAATGGGGCATCCACTTTATGATATTGACGCAGGTGAAGTGATTTTCAATGGTGTTAATGTCTTGGAACTCGAACCGGACGAACGCGCCAAACTCGGACTTTTCCTCGCTTTCCAGTATCCAACGGCGATTCCAGGCGTGAGTTTGGCGAATTTTTTAAGACTCGCTGTGAGCGCGGTCCGTGGAAAATCAGAAAACGGTTCCGACAACGAAGGGCTTATCCCGATGCGCGAATTTCGGCGCGAACTCCGCGAGAAAATGCGGCAACTTGGTGTTGATGATTCCTTCGCCAGACGCTACCTCAACGACGGTTTCTCGGGGGGCGAAAAGAAACGTGCCGAGATTCTGCAACTCGCAATGCTTGAACCGCAAATCGCTGTCCTCGATGAAACGGACTCCGGACTCGACATTGATGCCGTCCGAATCGTCGGCGAAAGCGTCAGCAGCCTCGTTGGACCAGATCTCGGAGTCCTCATCATTACGCACTATCCGCGGTTGTTGGACTACATCCGACCAGAGTTTGTGCATATACTGCTTGACGGTAGAATTGTTGAATCTGGAGGCTGGGAACTCACACAGATGTTAGAGGCAGAAGGCTACGATCCGATTCGAGCAAAACACGGTATCGCAGAAGAAGCTGAATAAATCTGAGCGGCGATCCACAGCATATCCTAACAGAAAAGGAGAAGGCAAAATGGCAACTTCTGAAAAGAACACTATAGAAGAACTTGGGATTAGTAAAGAATATCAATACGGGTTCCATGATGATATTAAACCGACATTCAAGTCGCGCAAAGGGTTAGACGAAGAAGTTATCAATGAAATGTCCGATATCAAAGGCGAACCCGATTGGATGCGTCAATACCGACTCGACGCTTATCGGATCTTCAAACAGAAACCGATGACAAAATGGGGTGGTGACCTCTCACAACTCGATTTTGACGACATCTACTATTACGTCAAAGCCTCTGACCGGAGTGAACGGAGTTGGGATGATGTCCCTGATGACATCAAGAAAACCTTCGATCGATTGGGTATCCCTGAAGCCGAACGGAAATTCCTCGCTGGTGTTGGTGCACAGTACGATTCAGAAGTCGTCTACCACAATATCGTCGAAGAATTAGATAAAATTGGTGTTGTCTTCCTTGATACTGATACCGCTATTAAAGAATACCCGGATCTCGTGAAGAAGTACTTCGGAACCATCATCCCTTCAGCGGACAATCAGTTCGCTGCACTCAACAGTGCTGCCTGGAGTGGTGGAAGTTTCGTTTATGTCCCACCGGGTGTGAAGGTCGAATATCCTTTGCAAGCCTATTTCCGAATCAATAGCGAGAACATGGGACAATTCGAGCGTACGCTCATCATCGCTGACGAAGGGTCACAGGTACACTATGTTGAGGGTTGCACGGCACCGACATATAGCAGCGAATCCTTGCACAGCGCAGTTGTTGAGATCGTTTGCATGAAAGGTTCTCGGGTGCGCTACACAACCATCCAGAATTGGGCAAACAATGTATACAATCTCGTTACAAAGCGCGCTGTCGCTTACGAAGATGCTCAAATGGAATGGGTTGACGGCAATCTCGGTAGTAAGTTAACGATGAAGTATCCGAGTGTCTACATGATGGAACCCGGGGCGCGTGGCGAGATCCTCTCCATCGCTTTCGCCAGCAAAGGGCAGCACCAGGACGCTGGCGCGAAAGTCTATCACTGCGCACCTCACACCTCTTCGCAAATTACCTCAAAAAGTATCAGCAAAGATGGTGGACGCTCCAGTTATCGCGGATGGGTCGATGTCGCAAAAGGGGCGAAAGGATGCAGATCACACGTTGTTTGTGATGCACTCCTCCTTGACAAGGACTCGCGTTCGGATACCTATCCGGTCATTGAAATTAGTGAAAATGACACCCATATTGAGCATGAGGCGCGCGTCAGCAAAATCGGAGAAGAGCAGCTCTTCTACCTCATGAGCCGTGGACTTTCGGAGGAGGAAGCTTCTACTATGATTGTGAACGGGTTCATTGAGCCGCTCGTGAAGGAACTTCCGATGGAATACGCTGTTGAGATGAACCGCCTCATCCAACTTCAAATGGAAGGTTCAATTGGTTAAATGGTTATTAGTTGTTAGTTGTTGGTTATTGGTTAAGAGATGCTTTGTAACAATTTGCCCACATGCGGCAAAATTTGTCTTTGCTTTACATTCTTGAAACACTCTTGAAAGTGGTGGATTGTTACATCAACCTCTTAACCGAAAACTGACAACCGACAACCAACAACCAATAAAGGATAACAAAAAATTGCAAAAAGGCGAATTTTCAAAAGAATTTCTTCAAAAAATAACAGAAACTGAGCCAAAATGGATGCGTGAGAAGCGGTTGGAGGCTTATGCACTTTATGAATCCTTGCCGATGCCACACACAACCAAAGATGATGTTTGGCGACGCACCGTTGATATGCGTACCCAAGATTACTGGCGGCGAAGTCGGCGATCGCTCCGAGGCTTCGCGCTCGAAAAATATTATCCGAATGCACCGACGAACGGTGAACTATCGGCAGAAAATGTAGACTACAACGATGAGGGAACAGCCGGGCTGCTGCTGCAAGCTGACGGTCAACTTCAATACAGTTCGGATGCACAAACGCTGAAAGAACACGGGGTCTACTTTGCACATCTCCGCACTGCCCTGCAAGAACAACCGGAACTCCTCCGTGACTACTTCATGACCAAGGCAGCAACCTTGGAGACGACGCTGAAAAGTGGAAATATTGCGCGACACAACAAATTTGACGCGCTTCACGGTGCCTTCTGGCAAGGCGGTTATCTATTACATGTCCCAAAAGGCGTAAAAGTTGAACTGCCGCTCCGCGTCTACATTCGGATGTCCGAAGCAGCACATGCCGACCTATCGCATGTGCTTATCATCGCCGAAGAAGGTAGCGAAGTTGCGATTTTGGAGGACAACTCGTCTACCGATCCAGAGGCGAGCGGTTTCCATAGTGGTGCAGTCGAGATTTTCGCAGGACAAAATGCCAAGGTGACTTATGTGCAAGTCCAAGATTGGAATCGACAGGTCTGGAACTTCGCGACACACCGTGCGACAGTCGCCAGAGATGCGCAGCTCTGCTGGGTCACTGCTACATTTGGCAGCAGACTTAGCAAAATAAACCAAGCGGTTGTCTTGGACGGGGCTGGCAGCAGCGCACAAATGCTGGGATTGGCTTTCACGGATGCTCGTCAACATTTCGATGTGAGTACGGCACAGGAACACGCTTCACCGCATACCATCAGTGATCTCTTGTATCGGACTGTCTTGAAAGATAGGGCACAAACCGCATGGGGTGGGAACATTTACGTCTATCCGGCAGCGAACCATACCGATGCCTACCAGAAAAACGATAATTTGTTGCTAAGCGAACGGGCACATGCCGATACTTTGCCCGGTTTGGAAATTGAGGCACATGAAGTCCGTTGTACACACGGCGCAACTGCAGGAAAGATTGATGCCGATCAGGTCTTTTACCTCATGAGCCGCGGGCTACCTTATGCACAAGCTGAAAAATTGATTGTTGATGGTTTTTTTCAACCCGTCATGGAACGTATCCCGTTAGAATCCGTTCAGAGAGAGTTAAGTACGTCTATTACGCGCAAACTTGAGTAGTTGTCAGTTTTCAGTAATCAACGGTATTCATGCCGTGTGGCATGAACCGGGGGTTGCTACGCAACCCTTTCAGTTTTCAGTTAAGAGGTTTTCGTCTAACACTGATAACCGACAACCAATAACCAATAAAAAAGGAGAAACTCACAATGAGTCAACCGAAAATTATCGCTTATATGAAACCCGTTTGTGGATGGAGCAACGGGGTTCGTGCCATCTTTGCAAAATACGGATTGGACTACGAAGATAGGGACATTATTAACAACGCAGACAACTATCGTGAAATGGTTCAGAAGACGCGGCAGCCTTATCAACCGTGCGTCCAGATTGACGATATAATACTTGCCGATGTCAGTGGCGACGAGGTGGAACACTACCTGGTCTCGGAAGGGATCGTCCAATCGAGCGATGCTGAAACCGATGTCCCAACGGATCAGGCATGTGAGGATCATGGACCGTCTGCTGTCAGTATCGGCTTCCCGGGTAGGTAATTGTCTTTTCCTATAGGCGAGGCGTTTATGCCTCGCCATTACGAATGCGAATGCACTTAAAGAAAGCTTATGTCAATATTCTATCGGGGAGCGGGGGTTGATACTTACTGGCATATCAACAATCCGACAGAAATTGGTTTTACAGCAAGAGCACCGGAAATGACACCCACAACTGCCCGTCTAATGCAGCATATTTCAAGAGGAACTAACAACAGTCCTTTTATTTCACTCTCGCTCTCGTATGCAGTGGCTAGGGACTATGCACTATTAAGTAGTCCAGAGATTCCAACACCAAGCAAACCTGCTTATGTTTATGAAATAGAGTTTCAGGATCCACTACCTTCTGGCCTGAAGATGTTGGATCCCGTTAAAGAAGTTGCTCAAACATTACCTTTTCCACCTACTATTGGGCCCGCTTACCAGCACGACGGATCCCAAGAATTCCTGTTAGGCGTTGTAAATCCAAGAAATCTGGGACATTTTTTGGTCCAGCATTCGCAGCAGCCTCCGTTGAGCGAAGGCACACCTCGTCCACCTAACTTGTCCCTTGAATTGGAAACATTAGTCAGAGCCTTACGAGATGCTGAAATTCTTGCTTACGGGAGTATCCCGGCAACTTGTGTCGTGAACTGTTTTGATGTCTTTGTTGATATGCCTTTCTCACAATAAACAAGGAGTACTTTCATGAAACATATAGTTGATAATGTCAATAAACTTGAACTTACATTTAAGACTATAGACTTGGAAGGGCGGGTCCCCAGTACTGACTCCATTGAGTTTTTAAGTGTGGAAGAACCTTATCGGGAAGGTCGTAGATATAGCCCATTTGTGCGTGTCCGTTATGCTCTGAACGGTATAAAACAGGATAAAGCTTTTCCGTTAGATGTAGACAAAGGTATATTCCTTTCTATTGATGATGACGTATTAGAAGAAAAACTACGACCAATTGCTCCTAAGATTGTTCAGATTCTTCAGGAACATGTTGTGCAACAGAACATTGAAATGACACTTAAGGAACACATTGATGATATACGAAATCAGTTAAAACAAGGCGCGTTTTCAAACGAGGCTGCCGTCTCTTTTGGTATTGTGCAAAGATTATTTGAGGCATTAGGATGGCCGAAATTCACACCTCAGATCATTATTCCTGAATATGCAGTGGAGGGACAGAGAGTTGACTTTGCGCTGTGTCACCCACCAGGAAAGCCTCTTGTCTTTATTGAAGTTAAACAAGTTGGCAATCTTGAAGGGGCAGAGGAACAATTATTCAGATATGCTTTTGGTGAAGGAGTACCAATCGCAATTCTCACTGATGGTCAGATATGGCGATTTTTTCACGCAACGGGAGAAGGAAAATACAAGGAACATAAGGTAT is a window encoding:
- the moaA gene encoding GTP 3',8-cyclase MoaA, which encodes MLDRFGRIHTNLRISVTDVCNFRCIYCMPEDMTFMPDAALMTFDEILHLARIFVGLGVSKVRITGGEPLVRPGVPALIERLTQLEDLKDISLTTNGIGLIKQAQALYDAGLRRINVSLDTLNEEKFEQMTRRKVLSRVLEGLKTAHECGFNPIKVNAVAMRGFTDDEIVDLATFARQNEYQLRFIEFMPLDADDVWGRNMYIPGKEIIDKINAVYPLKPVALNGEAKSDTAQRYRFSDSGNEVGIIPSVSEPFCENCNRVRLTADGKFRTCLFSLTETDLLTPLREGASDTVIRQLILDAVAQKEAGHKINAADFIKPERNMSRIGG
- a CDS encoding carbohydrate binding domain-containing protein; protein product: MTKSIAVSVFLLALLISFSASAETLQELGKWKKGELLIENYSFEDDLAAWDLEDGACCNRGGLYTMEIDKKNPQHGQKSLKIIGHKATGTAWHAKVKQRSVSMEKGETYSVVFWARAEKPRVVRVNFQTQHDPWTNHLNGQPNPDIMLSGPEWEEYDYTFKATADVVRDMWVSLSIAQSDTDFWIDNFRYFEGEPEDDLNRDTPFPVDAKEKLATRWGEIKSDRF
- the sufB gene encoding Fe-S cluster assembly protein SufB → MATSEKNTIEELGISKEYQYGFHDDIKPTFKSRKGLDEEVINEMSDIKGEPDWMRQYRLDAYRIFKQKPMTKWGGDLSQLDFDDIYYYVKASDRSERSWDDVPDDIKKTFDRLGIPEAERKFLAGVGAQYDSEVVYHNIVEELDKIGVVFLDTDTAIKEYPDLVKKYFGTIIPSADNQFAALNSAAWSGGSFVYVPPGVKVEYPLQAYFRINSENMGQFERTLIIADEGSQVHYVEGCTAPTYSSESLHSAVVEIVCMKGSRVRYTTIQNWANNVYNLVTKRAVAYEDAQMEWVDGNLGSKLTMKYPSVYMMEPGARGEILSIAFASKGQHQDAGAKVYHCAPHTSSQITSKSISKDGGRSSYRGWVDVAKGAKGCRSHVVCDALLLDKDSRSDTYPVIEISENDTHIEHEARVSKIGEEQLFYLMSRGLSEEEASTMIVNGFIEPLVKELPMEYAVEMNRLIQLQMEGSIG
- a CDS encoding type II toxin-antitoxin system HicB family antitoxin, with product MPNYPFLISILPAEEGGGYLIEFPDLPGCMSDGETIEETIENGKDAVFCWIETAKAFGDEIPHPSSTDRLYFQQTSSLVSSAHTQNEI
- the sufC gene encoding Fe-S cluster assembly ATPase SufC, with product MNKELIIKDLHISVQGKPIIKGLSLTVKQGEIHALMGPNGSGKSTLGNGLMGHPLYDIDAGEVIFNGVNVLELEPDERAKLGLFLAFQYPTAIPGVSLANFLRLAVSAVRGKSENGSDNEGLIPMREFRRELREKMRQLGVDDSFARRYLNDGFSGGEKKRAEILQLAMLEPQIAVLDETDSGLDIDAVRIVGESVSSLVGPDLGVLIITHYPRLLDYIRPEFVHILLDGRIVESGGWELTQMLEAEGYDPIRAKHGIAEEAE
- a CDS encoding alpha-ketoglutarate-dependent dioxygenase AlkB, whose amino-acid sequence is MGQLTLFSGPEPQPPEPQPAPKNEDAVKAIPGLRYIEDYITDKQHNWLLDQIDEHPWLDDLKRRVQHYGFKYDYRARKVNHDMHIGELPKWLKRLSEKLYEDGHTPEIADQVIINEYLTGQGIASHIDCEPCFKDTIVSLSLGSDCVMNFTDKSDQTKKNPVWLAQRSLVILSGKARHDWLHGIPARKSDEWQGERWSRGRRVSLTFRKVIL
- a CDS encoding D-cysteine desulfhydrase family protein, coding for MPTPAQLIERVAQIPQVKLGHFPTPLEECPRLSDALGGPRIFMKREDCSGLAFGGNKVRQLTFTLGDAVAQGADTIVHGAASQSNHCRQAAAACGKLGLKCYLRLARDHKSIPQGNLLLDKLASVDIEIVDVPFGPELDAVKQELAKKLESEGLKPYVVAGPRSTALAAVAFAWCIAEIAQQQEQLGIDANWIYTSSVGGTQAGLVLGTKTLALKMKPFGIAPIRWENKHERLRTAANDAAAILGLDNTQVADADIQNTDDYVGQAYGYLTPECIDALKLVVKTEGIFLDPVYTAKAMACLIDHIQQGKLGRDDTVIFLHTGGTPALFAYQEELVADL
- a CDS encoding glutaredoxin, which codes for MSQPKIIAYMKPVCGWSNGVRAIFAKYGLDYEDRDIINNADNYREMVQKTRQPYQPCVQIDDIILADVSGDEVEHYLVSEGIVQSSDAETDVPTDQACEDHGPSAVSIGFPGR
- the sufD gene encoding Fe-S cluster assembly protein SufD — protein: MQKGEFSKEFLQKITETEPKWMREKRLEAYALYESLPMPHTTKDDVWRRTVDMRTQDYWRRSRRSLRGFALEKYYPNAPTNGELSAENVDYNDEGTAGLLLQADGQLQYSSDAQTLKEHGVYFAHLRTALQEQPELLRDYFMTKAATLETTLKSGNIARHNKFDALHGAFWQGGYLLHVPKGVKVELPLRVYIRMSEAAHADLSHVLIIAEEGSEVAILEDNSSTDPEASGFHSGAVEIFAGQNAKVTYVQVQDWNRQVWNFATHRATVARDAQLCWVTATFGSRLSKINQAVVLDGAGSSAQMLGLAFTDARQHFDVSTAQEHASPHTISDLLYRTVLKDRAQTAWGGNIYVYPAANHTDAYQKNDNLLLSERAHADTLPGLEIEAHEVRCTHGATAGKIDADQVFYLMSRGLPYAQAEKLIVDGFFQPVMERIPLESVQRELSTSITRKLE